In Deltaproteobacteria bacterium, the following are encoded in one genomic region:
- a CDS encoding DUF4440 domain-containing protein: MMTRALASLGPAAVACALASACAGRGRPVQPPTVPPPAADAVAAARAVVEQYEQGYEVLSAEALKPLYAPGDDVLVVAQGRAWRGVAAVDGYLRDLFARAEAVRLDLSDVRVQSLGADAAEVSAAVVREIRTGATTAIERGVLTLTLSRVGDRWLIRTEHFSYGR, from the coding sequence ATGATGACCAGAGCCCTGGCGAGCCTCGGTCCGGCGGCAGTGGCATGTGCGCTGGCGTCCGCCTGCGCCGGCCGCGGGCGACCGGTGCAGCCGCCGACCGTGCCGCCGCCGGCCGCAGACGCCGTGGCCGCCGCGCGCGCGGTGGTCGAGCAGTACGAGCAGGGCTACGAGGTGCTCAGTGCCGAGGCGCTGAAGCCGCTTTACGCGCCCGGCGACGATGTGCTGGTGGTCGCGCAGGGGCGCGCGTGGCGCGGCGTTGCCGCGGTGGACGGCTACCTGCGCGATCTGTTCGCCCGTGCCGAGGCGGTGCGGCTCGACCTGTCCGACGTGCGCGTGCAGTCGCTCGGCGCCGACGCGGCCGAGGTGTCCGCCGCCGTGGTCCGCGAGATCCGCACGGGCGCGACGACGGCGATCGAGCGGGGGGTGCTCACCCTGACCTTGTCGCGAGTGGGCGACCGCTGGTTGATCCGCACCGAGCACTTCTCGTACGGTCGCTGA
- a CDS encoding homoserine dehydrogenase, whose protein sequence is MRQIGVGLLGLGNVGSGVVRLLAENAEAIEDRLGAQLVVRAIAVRAPDKPRAVDVDPALVTTDAGAVIDRDDVDIVCELVGGETDARDYVLRAIDRGKHVVTANKALLAVHGEEVFTAAERRGVDVYYEAAVCAGVPIIRALREGLASDRIESVYGIVNGTSNFILTRMAEEGAPFDEVVRAAQEAGYAEADPSFDVDGIDAAHKLAILTMLCFGTSVALSDIYIEDIRSLSPVDFAFADRFGYVIKPLAIARAHDDGLELRVHPTMVPKSWLLASVPGANNALYVRSYALGPSMYYGAGAGMMPTAVAAVSDLIEVSRNVLANAAGHLPLRSYARMPNRPVRDIGRLDTPYYMRFGVLDRPGVLGQLTTVLGDHQISIAQVVQEGPREPERPVRVVVLTHAARESNVRHALAQVAKLASVVEPAQIIRIAQ, encoded by the coding sequence ATGCGGCAGATCGGCGTCGGCCTGTTGGGCCTCGGCAACGTCGGCTCCGGCGTCGTGCGGCTCCTGGCCGAGAACGCCGAAGCGATCGAGGACCGCCTCGGTGCTCAGTTGGTGGTGCGGGCGATCGCCGTGCGCGCGCCCGACAAGCCGCGCGCGGTCGACGTCGACCCGGCGCTGGTGACCACCGACGCCGGCGCCGTCATCGACCGCGATGACGTCGACATCGTGTGCGAGCTGGTCGGCGGCGAGACCGATGCGCGCGACTATGTGCTGCGCGCGATCGACCGCGGCAAGCACGTCGTCACCGCGAACAAGGCGCTGTTGGCGGTGCACGGCGAGGAGGTGTTCACCGCCGCGGAGCGCCGTGGCGTCGACGTCTACTACGAGGCCGCCGTGTGCGCCGGCGTGCCGATCATCCGGGCGCTGCGCGAGGGGCTCGCGTCCGACCGCATCGAGTCCGTGTACGGCATCGTCAACGGCACGTCCAACTTCATCCTCACCCGGATGGCCGAGGAGGGCGCGCCGTTCGACGAAGTGGTGCGCGCCGCGCAGGAGGCTGGCTACGCCGAGGCGGACCCGTCGTTCGACGTCGACGGCATCGACGCCGCGCACAAGCTCGCGATCCTCACCATGCTGTGCTTCGGCACGAGCGTGGCGCTGTCGGACATCTACATCGAGGACATCCGGTCGCTGTCGCCGGTCGACTTCGCGTTCGCCGACCGGTTCGGCTACGTGATCAAGCCGCTCGCCATCGCGCGCGCACACGACGACGGGCTCGAGCTGCGCGTCCATCCGACGATGGTGCCCAAGAGCTGGCTGCTCGCGAGCGTGCCGGGCGCCAACAACGCGCTGTACGTGCGGTCGTACGCGCTCGGCCCGTCGATGTACTACGGGGCGGGCGCGGGCATGATGCCGACGGCGGTCGCGGCCGTATCCGATCTGATCGAGGTGAGCCGCAACGTGCTGGCGAACGCGGCGGGCCACCTGCCGCTGCGCAGCTACGCGCGCATGCCGAACCGGCCGGTGCGCGACATCGGCCGGCTCGACACGCCGTACTACATGCGGTTCGGAGTGCTCGACCGCCCGGGCGTGCTCGGCCAGCTCACCACCGTGCTCGGCGACCACCAGATCTCGATCGCGCAGGTCGTCCAGGAGGGGCCGCGCGAGCCGGAGCGGCCGGTGCGCGTCGTCGTGCTCACCCACGCGGCGCGCGAGAGCAACGTGCGCCACGCGCTCGCGCAGGTCGCCAAGCTCGCGTCGGTCGTCGAGCCGGCGCAGATCATCCGCATCGCGCAGTGA
- a CDS encoding acyl-CoA thioesterase, with product MGVVYYANYLRYFEAARAAFLRAKGGSHRDLDAWGVALPVAEAHCKYHRPARYEDVLEVDARVTELRGASLRFDYAIRRDGELLVTGYTVHACVDAGGRPRRIPGPLRDLIGPVPSE from the coding sequence ATGGGGGTCGTGTACTACGCGAACTACCTGCGCTACTTCGAGGCGGCGCGCGCCGCGTTCTTGCGCGCCAAGGGCGGCTCGCACCGCGACCTCGACGCGTGGGGGGTGGCCCTGCCGGTCGCCGAGGCGCACTGTAAGTACCACCGACCCGCCCGCTACGAAGACGTGCTCGAGGTGGACGCGCGGGTCACCGAGCTGCGCGGCGCGTCGCTGCGGTTCGACTACGCGATCCGGCGCGACGGCGAGCTGCTGGTCACCGGCTACACCGTCCACGCGTGCGTGGACGCCGGCGGCAGGCCGCGGCGCATCCCGGGGCCGCTGCGCGACCTGATCGGACCGGTGCCGAGCGAGTAG
- the glpX gene encoding class II fructose-bisphosphatase: MDDRNLALEMARVTEAAALAAAREMGRGDRRHADHVAVEAMRRAFDRIDIRGTVVIGEGERDEAPMLYIGEQVGAGWHNGNERSPRVDIAVDPLEGTNLCATGAPDAIAVIALADDGKFLNAPDTYMEKIAVGPAARGVIDLRESWTWNLQRIAKAVGKDVTDLTAIILDRDRHKELIAEVRQAGARIRLIGDGDVSAAIATCKEETGIDVLFGTGGAPEGVIAAAALRCVGGDMQGRLRWRSDEEKQRGLAMGIQDPDKIYTLEELAQGHVMFAATGVTSGSFLSGVRFFGGGAHTESVVMRSKSGTVRWIKTTHRFESKPAYDWFKAPR; encoded by the coding sequence ATGGACGACCGCAACCTGGCTCTCGAGATGGCGCGCGTGACCGAGGCGGCGGCGCTGGCCGCGGCGCGCGAAATGGGGCGCGGCGACCGGCGGCACGCGGATCACGTGGCCGTCGAGGCGATGCGGCGCGCGTTCGACCGCATCGACATCCGCGGCACCGTCGTGATCGGGGAAGGCGAGCGCGACGAGGCGCCGATGCTGTACATCGGCGAGCAGGTCGGCGCCGGCTGGCACAACGGCAACGAGCGGTCGCCGCGCGTCGACATCGCCGTCGACCCGCTCGAAGGCACCAACCTGTGCGCGACCGGCGCGCCGGACGCGATCGCGGTCATCGCGCTGGCCGACGACGGCAAGTTCCTCAACGCGCCCGACACCTATATGGAAAAGATCGCGGTCGGCCCGGCCGCGCGCGGCGTGATCGACCTGCGCGAGAGCTGGACGTGGAACTTGCAGCGGATCGCGAAGGCGGTCGGCAAGGACGTCACCGATCTCACCGCGATCATCCTGGACCGCGACCGGCACAAGGAGCTGATCGCCGAGGTTCGCCAGGCGGGGGCGCGCATTCGGCTGATCGGCGACGGCGACGTGTCCGCGGCGATCGCGACGTGCAAGGAGGAGACCGGCATCGACGTGCTGTTCGGCACGGGCGGCGCGCCCGAGGGCGTCATCGCGGCCGCCGCGCTGCGCTGCGTCGGCGGCGACATGCAGGGCCGGCTGCGCTGGCGCAGCGACGAGGAAAAGCAGCGCGGGCTGGCGATGGGGATCCAGGACCCGGACAAGATCTACACGCTCGAGGAACTCGCCCAGGGCCACGTCATGTTTGCGGCGACCGGCGTGACCTCGGGCAGCTTCCTGTCGGGCGTGCGGTTCTTCGGCGGCGGCGCGCACACCGAGTCGGTCGTCATGCGGTCGAAGTCCGGCACGGTCCGGTGGATCAAGACGACCCATCGGTTCGAGTCGAAGCCGGCGTACGACTGGTTCAAGGCGCCCCGCTAA